A single Lactuca sativa cultivar Salinas chromosome 8, Lsat_Salinas_v11, whole genome shotgun sequence DNA region contains:
- the LOC111896830 gene encoding pentatricopeptide repeat-containing protein At3g14730 — MSKRILKTRLNNFLPNFSSLPTIPNITSCITSLQSCADQTNLQEGKKLHSYMLINGFLSSPRSITSLINMYSKCNNISDAFLVFTSSSHSQLNVFAYNAIIAGFIHNEMPEPALQVYTKMRVAGVSMDKYTFPCVVKALSSCGDVAGLKIVHGLVFKFGVDHDLFVGSAVVDGYFKLGLMEDAHKVFDEMPDRDVVLWNAMINRYAQIGEHNSALECLHRLRTGGNVPSSFTVTGILSVLTMKGDLDNGKSIHGFATKMGYSSGIAVCNALIDMYGKCKSFLDALDIFEGMEIKDIYSWNSIMGVHQQSGDHEETLNLFRRMLHDRTFCPDLVTFTTVLPACSHLAALRHGKQIHGYMITNNLGKEDDTRINNALMDMYGKCGSMEEAQMVFNHMGSKDSASWNIMINSYAMHGFGHEALDVFRKMCETDLKLDEVTFVGVLSACCHAGLLNQGREFLAQMELKYKIVPTVEHYTCVIDMLGRAGLLDQAYELLSVMPVRPNSVVWRAFLAACHLHGDAKLAEIAARNVIDLEPEHCGSYVLMSNVYGTMGRYEEVCDVRFNMRQQNVKKTPGCSWIEFGDGVHVFGSRDQVHFDEDLIYSELGLLYATMGLCKAA; from the coding sequence ATGTCCAAAAGGATCCTCAAAACTCGACTGAACAATTTCCTTCCCAATTTTTCATCCCTCCCCACAATCCCAAACATCACATCATGCATTACATCCCTCCAATCATGTGCCGATCAGACCAACTTACAGGAAGGAAAGAAACTCCATTCCTACATGCTCATCAATGGCTTCCTCAGCTCCCCACGCTCTATAACCAGCCTCATCAACATGTACTCCAAATGCAACAACATCTCCGATGCCTTTCTGGTTTTTACTTCCTCCTCTCACTCCCAACTCAACGTTTTTGCTTACAACGCAATCATTGCCGGATTTATCCACAATGAGATGCCAGAACCCGCATTACAGGTTTATACAAAAATGCGAGTGGCAGGTGTTTCGATGGATAAATACACGTTCCCTTGTGTGGTCAAGGCATTATCGAGTTGTGGCGATGTTGCTGGTTTGAAGATTGTTCATGGGTTGGTCTTTAAATTCGGGGTGGATCATGATCTGTTTGTTGGTAGTGCTGTAGTCGATGGGTACTTTAAACTTGGGTTAATGGAGGATGCACACaaagtgttcgatgaaatgcctgaTAGAGATGTTGTCCTATGGAACGCCATGATTAATAGGTACGCACAAATTGGTGAACACAATAGCGCATTGGAGTGCTTACATAGACTACGCACAGGAGGGAATGTCCCTAGTAGTTTCACTGTAACTGGGATATTATCAGTGCTCACCATGAAAGGGGACCTTGACAATGGGAAGTCCATCCATGGATTTGCAACCAAGATGGGTTACTCTTCAGGCATTGCAGTTTGCAATGCCCTAATCGACATGTATGGAAAATGCAAATCCTTTCTCGATGCTCTTGATATCTTTGAAGGAATGGAAATTAAAGATATATATTCATGGAATTCAATAATGGGTGTTCATCAACAATCCGGTGAtcatgaagaaaccctaaatcttttcaGGAGAATGTTACATGATCGTACTTTTTGTCCCGATTTAGTCACTTTCACAACTGTCCTCCCTGCATGCTCTCATTTAGCAGCACTAAGACATGGTAAGCAGATTCATGGGTACATGATCACAAATAATTTAGGGAAAGAAGATGATACTCGCATCAACAACGCCCTCATGGACATGTATGGAAAATGTGGAAGTATGGAAGAAGCCCAAATGGTTTTCAATCACATGGGTAGTAAAGATTCGGCGTCTTGGAACATCATGATCAATAGTTATGCAATGCACGGGTTTGGCCACGAGGCATTAGACGTGTTTCGTAAAATGTGTGAAACAGATTTGAAACTCGACGAGGTGACATTCGTCGGGGTTCTTTCAGCTTGCTGTCATGCAGGCCTACTGAATCAAGGGCGAGAATTTCTCGCCCAAATGGAGCTGAAATACAAGATAGTGCCGACAGTCGAGCACTATACATGTGTAATCGACATGCTTGGTCGAGCAGGATTGCTCGACCAAGCATACGAACTGCTATCCGTAATGCCCGTCAGACCAAACTCAGTCGTCTGGCGGGCATTTCTAGCGGCATGCCACCTCCATGGAGATGCGAAACTTGCAGAAATTGCTGCGAGAAATGTTATTGATCTTGAACCGGAGCATTGTGGGAGCTATGTTTTGATGTCTAATGTGTATGGGACTATGGGTAGGTATGAGGAGGTGTGTGATGTGAGATTTAATATGAGACAACAAAATGTGAAGAAAACACCGGGTTGTAGTTGGATTGAGTTTGGAGATGGGGTGCATGTTTTTGGGAGTCGTGATCAAGTCCATTTTGATGAAGATTTGATTTATAGCGAGCTTGGTTTGTTGTATGCGACCATGGGTCTATGCAAGGCGGCTTGA
- the LOC111896837 gene encoding RNA-binding KH domain-containing protein PEPPER gives MASTIPSVNSTVTVASKSETESATTIVEAALGTETEPADKNSLATDSALAEERKWPGWPGDCVFRLIVPVLKVGSIIGRKGDIIKKMCEDTKARIRVLDAPVGTPDRIVLISGKEETEAPLSPAMDAVIRVFKRINGFPENEGESIASVPFCSIRFLVPSMQAISLIGKQGSSIKSIQESSGCQVRVLSGDEVAAISANSEERIVDIQGEAVKVLKALEAVVGHLRRFLVDRSVLPLFEKTNNVAAVTQESQQVETWAEKPMLHTTGIGGDFSLPMRRETLFLDREPQRESHLSSHGLSLYGRDPGLPSTHSPAIARTGGPIVTQIAQTMQIPLAYAEDIIGVGGTNIAYIRRTSGAILTVQESRGLPDEITVEIKGTSSQVQTAQQLIQECVNGHKESIPSISSFAKLESSLRSSYSQIGNSSYQPPSTYGIGGQSYAAGYPSSSLGGGGGYTSYRL, from the exons ATGGCTTCTACCATACCCTCAGTCAACAGCACCGTCACTGTAGCCTCAAAATCAGAGACGGAATCTGCCACCACCATCGTAGAAGCGGCTCTGGGAACGGAGACGGAGCCGGCAGATAAAAATTCCCTGGCTACTGATTCGGCTTTAGCGGAGGAGAGGAAGTGGCCTGGATGGCCTGGGGACTGCGTTTTTCGGCTCATTGTGCCGGTGCTCAAGGTTGGGAGTATAATTGGACGGAAAGGAGATATAATCAAAAAGATGTGCGAAGACACCAAAGCTCGAATTCGCGTACTCGACGCCCCTGTTGGTACCCCTGACCGCATT GTCTTAATCTCTGGCAAAGAAGAAACAGAGGCACCTCTCTCACCTGCCATGGATGCTGTAATAAGAGTATTTAAACGAATTAATGGATTTCCAGAGAACGAAGGTGAAAGTATAGCATCCGTACCATTTTGTTCAATCCGATTCTTGGTTCCATCAATGCAAGCCATCAGCCTGATTGGAAAGCAAGGATCATCAATCAAGTCAATCCAGGAGAGCAGTGGTTGTCAAGTGCGTGTGCTCTCTGGTG ATGAAGTGGCAGCTATATCTGCGAATTCAGAAGAGAGGATCGTGGATATTCAGGGAGAAGCTGTAAAAGTCCTGAAAGCTTTAGAAGCTGTGGTGGGACATTTAAGGAGGTTTTTGGTAGATCGTAGTGTTCTTCCTTTGTTTGAGAAGACT AATAATGTAGCAGCAGTGACACAAGAAAGCCAACAAGTGGAAACATGGGCTGAGAAGCCCATGCTGCATACTACTGGAATTGGTGGTGATTTTTCTCTTCCAATGAGGAGAGAGACACTCTTTCTTGATCGTGAACCCCAAAGAGAATCACATCTTTCTTCCCATGGGCTTTCCTTGTATGGACGTGATCCTGGCCTACCTTCAACACATTCTCCTGCAATTGctcgaactggtggccctattgTAACTCAG ATAGCTCAAACAATGCAAATACCACTAGCTTATGCTGAGGATATTATCGGAGTTGGGGGGACAAATATCGCGTATATTCGTAGGACAAGTGGTGCAATTCTTACTGTGCAAGAGAGTAGAGGTTTACCTGATGAAATTACAGTTGAAATAAAAGGGACATCATCACAAGTTCAGACAGCTCAGCAGCTCATTCAG gaatGTGTGAATGGGCATAAGGAATCGATTCCAAGCATCAGCAGCTTTGCAAAGTTGGAGTCAAGTTTGAGGTCTTCCTACTCACAAATTGGGAATTCATCATACCAACCGCCATCAACTTATGGTATTGGTGGCCAATCATATGCTGCTGGCTACCCATCCTCCAGTTTAGGTGGAGGAGGAGGATATACTAGTTACAGGCTGTGA
- the LOC111896843 gene encoding uncharacterized membrane protein At1g16860, with protein MSSRFPSHQLNNGLYVSGRPEQPKERAPTMSSTAVPYTGGDIKKSGELGKMFDVEHSQHTTNRPRKSGPIANAPLRTGSFGGGSSSHSNQPPSNAANRMGSSGGAVPGSASMKKTSSGPLNKHGEPIRKSSGPQGGGMPSSRHNSGPLPPVLPTTGLITSGPLNSAGAPRKVAGPVDSTGSFKSRSSMAKNQAVTHLSKKDGGSLSSSPWSACWGGKSLVSFIDGYPDAELRTAKNGQFVKVSGVVTCGNVPLESSFQRVPRCVYTSTSLYEYRGWGSKPANPTHRRFTWGLRSIERHVVDFYISDFQSGLRALVKTGYGARVTPYVEESVVIEVDQSNKDSSPQFIRWLNDRNIPPDDRVMRLKEGYIKEGSTVSVMGIVQRNENVLMIVPPSDPIPTGCQWSQCLLPVNLEGIALRGEDSSKLDVIPV; from the exons ATGAGTTCAAGATTCCCATCTCATCAACTTAACAATGGTTTATACGTATCTGGGCGGCCTGAACAGCCAAAAGAAAGGGCACCCACCATGTCCTCCACCGCCGTCCCCTACACTGGCGGTGATATAAAAAAATCCGGTGAACTTGGCAAAATGTTTGATGTAGAACATAGTCAACACACTACCAATAGGCCAAGAAAATCCGGACCAATAGCTAATGCTCCTCTAAGAACAGGATCTTTTGGTGGCGGCAGTTCTTCACATTCCAACCAACCACCATCCAATGCCGCCAATAGAATGGGGTCTTCCGGTGGGGCAGTTCCTGGTTCAGCTTCCATGAAGAAAACCAGTTCTGGACCTTTGAATAAACATGGTGAACCTATAAGGAAGTCATCTGGACCTCAAGGTGGTGGAATGCCTAGCTCCCGCCACAATTCTGGACCACTCCCGCCAGTTCTACCCACCACTGGTCTCATCACTTCTGGACCACTTAACTCCGCCGGTGCACCCCGCAAGGTGGCTGGTCCGGTGGACTCCACAGGGTCATTTAAGTCAAGAAGTTCCATGGCTAAAAACCAGGCTGTAACTCACCTTAGCAAGAAAGATGGTGGATCTTTATCCAG TTCGCCTTGGAGTGCATGTTGGGGAGGGAAATCTTTGGTTAGTTTTATTGATGGGTATCCGGATGCTGAGCTTAGAACAGCAAAAAATGGACAGTTTGTGAAGGTGTCTGGG GTGGTTACTTGTGGAAATGTGCCTTTAGAGTCATCATTTCAAAGGGTTCCCAGATGTGTTTATACATCCACTAGTTTATATGAATATAGAGGATGGGGTTCAAAACCTGCAAACCCTACACATCGTCGCTTTACGTGGGGCCTACGTTCCATTGAG AGGCATGTGGTGGATTTCTATATATCGGATTTTCAATCTGGATTGAGGGCATTAGTAAAGACTGGTTATGGAGCACGTGTGACTCCATATGTGGAAGAATCTGTTGTTATAGAAGTTGACCAGTCAAACAAAGATTCATCTCCACAATTCATTAGATGGTTGAATGACAGAAATATCCCTCCTGATGATCGTGTCATGCGCCTCAAAGAAGG GTACATAAAAGAAGGAAGCACAGTGAGTGTGATGGGAATTGTTCAGAGAAATGAGAATGTGTTGATGATAGTTCCACCATCTGATCCAATCCCAACTGGATGCCAATGGAGTCAATGCCTTCTTCCAGTCAACCTTGAAGGCATTGCTTTGAGAGGTGAAGACTCATCAAAGCTTGATGTCATTCCTGTTTAG